A window of the Pseudomonas sp. B21_DOA genome harbors these coding sequences:
- a CDS encoding cell division protein FtsQ/DivIB, producing MQGAHLRHQPPAPGRKPVPRGASRMVAKEPMSARLPKANFSFLKSLFWPVLLVALGFGTYEGAQRLLPYADRPISKIAVQGDLSYISQQAVQQRIAPFVASSFFTIDLAGMRTELEQMPWIAHAEVRRVWPDQVVIRLEEQLPVARWGDESLLNNQGQAFTPKELANYEHLPQLFGPQRAQQQVMQQYQVLSQMLRPLGFSIARLELRERGSWFLTTGAGSSGPGIELLLGRGNLVEKMRRFIAIYDKTLKEQITNIARIDLRYANGLAVGWREPVAPTTAQPAVAKN from the coding sequence ATGCAAGGCGCTCATCTCAGACATCAGCCACCCGCACCCGGCCGCAAGCCGGTGCCGCGGGGTGCCAGTCGAATGGTGGCGAAAGAGCCGATGTCCGCGCGCCTGCCGAAAGCCAATTTCAGCTTTCTGAAAAGCCTGTTCTGGCCGGTGCTGCTGGTGGCGCTGGGCTTTGGTACTTATGAAGGCGCGCAGCGTTTGCTGCCGTACGCTGACCGGCCGATCAGCAAGATCGCGGTGCAGGGCGACTTGAGCTACATCAGCCAGCAGGCGGTGCAGCAGCGGATCGCGCCGTTCGTGGCGTCGAGCTTCTTCACCATCGACCTGGCCGGTATGCGTACCGAGCTTGAGCAGATGCCCTGGATCGCCCACGCCGAAGTGCGGCGGGTATGGCCGGATCAGGTAGTGATCCGCCTCGAAGAGCAATTGCCGGTGGCGCGTTGGGGCGACGAGTCGTTGCTCAACAACCAGGGTCAGGCGTTTACGCCCAAGGAACTGGCGAACTACGAACACCTGCCACAGCTGTTCGGCCCACAACGGGCTCAGCAGCAGGTGATGCAGCAGTATCAGGTGCTGAGCCAGATGTTGCGCCCGCTGGGTTTTTCGATTGCACGCCTGGAATTGCGTGAACGCGGCAGCTGGTTCCTGACCACCGGTGCCGGCAGTTCCGGCCCCGGCATCGAGTTGCTGCTGGGACGCGGCAACCTGGTGGAAAAGATGCGCCGCTTCATCGCCATCTATGACAAGACGCTGAAAGAGCAGATTACGAACATTGCGCGCATCGATCTGCGCTACGCCAACGGCCTCGCTGTTGGCTGGCGGGAACCCGTAGCGCCGACGACAGCCCAACCCGCTGTTGCGAAGAATTAA